The bacterium genome contains a region encoding:
- a CDS encoding ROK family protein — protein MSASFLGIDIGGTTVSLGLVDAHGKIKSKREIPTIMNEAPQKLVDRISSAALAAAKTEAISRVGAGIAGLIDHRRGVVRFSPNLSGWNDIPLADMLYERFRVPVAVGNDVNVIAWGEFKFGGYETKDLFCFTLGTGIGGGIISGGRLILGANDAAGEFGHTSFERQGLKCLCGLKGCLESYVGTRYLVKAARRRMKKGSPLMKLASSHELTPKLLAAAARQGDQVAREIFTEAGERIGRALGNVVQLLDPDVIVINGGISRAGELILLPIRESLKRYTMPLKDRRLRVLRSRLGDKAGILGAAALTDIVS, from the coding sequence ATGTCGGCTAGCTTCCTCGGCATCGATATAGGCGGCACTACCGTCAGCCTGGGACTTGTGGATGCTCATGGGAAGATAAAGAGTAAAAGAGAGATACCGACAATTATGAATGAAGCTCCGCAGAAGCTCGTTGATAGAATTTCATCCGCAGCGCTGGCAGCAGCCAAGACCGAAGCGATATCGAGGGTCGGAGCGGGGATTGCAGGTCTTATCGATCACCGCAGGGGTGTGGTTCGGTTTTCGCCGAACCTTTCAGGCTGGAACGACATCCCTCTCGCTGATATGCTTTATGAACGCTTCAGGGTTCCTGTCGCAGTAGGCAATGACGTCAATGTGATAGCGTGGGGCGAGTTCAAATTCGGAGGGTACGAAACCAAGGATCTCTTTTGTTTCACCCTCGGAACCGGAATCGGAGGCGGAATAATATCAGGAGGCCGTCTCATCCTTGGCGCAAACGACGCCGCGGGCGAATTCGGACACACGTCGTTCGAACGCCAAGGACTCAAGTGTCTCTGCGGACTCAAGGGCTGCCTTGAGAGCTATGTCGGAACAAGGTATCTCGTAAAAGCCGCAAGAAGAAGGATGAAGAAGGGTTCGCCGCTCATGAAGCTTGCATCAAGCCATGAACTGACCCCCAAACTTCTTGCCGCGGCTGCAAGACAGGGCGACCAGGTAGCCCGTGAGATATTTACCGAGGCAGGAGAGCGGATAGGCAGAGCGCTCGGCAATGTAGTGCAGCTTCTTGATCCTGACGTCATCGTAATCAACGGCGGAATAAGCAGGGCCGGCGAGTTGATTCTTTTGCCTATACGCGAATCGCTGAAACGCTACACAATGCCCCTTAAAGACCGCAGACTGCGTGTACTGCGTTCACGTCTCGGGGATAAGGCAGGAATTCTTGGGGCTGCTGCGCTTACAGATATCGTTTCTTAA
- a CDS encoding cold shock domain-containing protein: MPTGKVKWFDNKKGYGFIEIDDGSGDIFVHYSDIVAEGFKSLTEGDSVKFEVSESEQARKAVKVEKI; the protein is encoded by the coding sequence ATGCCAACAGGCAAGGTAAAGTGGTTCGATAATAAAAAAGGCTACGGGTTCATTGAGATAGACGACGGCTCAGGGGATATATTCGTTCACTACTCGGATATCGTTGCTGAGGGGTTCAAATCGCTTACAGAAGGCGACTCGGTTAAGTTCGAGGTATCCGAATCAGAGCAGGCACGCAAGGCTGTTAAGGTTGAAAAGATTTAA
- the folK gene encoding 2-amino-4-hydroxy-6-hydroxymethyldihydropteridine diphosphokinase has translation MSLSKTPKTIYLSLGSNLWRRGFLIKAVKLLERCGFAIKKTSEAYLTKPLGFRFQPSFVNQVIKAQTTLSPLEALDMIQRIEKKMGRLRLFPNAPRTIDIDVLFYNNMMMNHPRLIIPHPRLQERAFVLVPLCEIEPELAHPVTGLSARMMLSRVDKSGVRRWS, from the coding sequence GTGTCTTTAAGCAAAACACCTAAAACTATTTATCTTTCATTAGGCAGCAATCTGTGGAGGAGAGGGTTTCTCATAAAAGCGGTGAAACTTTTGGAAAGATGCGGATTTGCGATAAAAAAAACATCCGAGGCTTATCTCACAAAGCCTCTTGGATTCAGGTTTCAGCCGTCCTTCGTCAATCAGGTCATAAAAGCCCAGACAACACTATCCCCGTTAGAGGCATTAGATATGATACAGAGAATTGAAAAAAAAATGGGCAGGTTGAGACTTTTCCCGAACGCTCCGCGCACGATTGACATTGACGTTCTTTTCTATAATAATATGATGATGAATCACCCCCGGTTGATAATTCCGCACCCGCGACTGCAGGAACGAGCTTTCGTTCTCGTTCCGCTTTGCGAAATAGAGCCGGAATTGGCGCACCCTGTGACCGGCTTGAGCGCTCGAATGATGCTCTCTCGAGTGGATAAAAGCGGGGTACGAAGATGGTCATGA
- a CDS encoding CHAT domain-containing protein, protein MYSQNADSVRSAADSLHESGMQAAGDYQLDLARFHLSQEIGMRELISDTNGLVDALSGLSWVLILSSQYDSALTTSERGLALAARFMGREDTLTARLEGLVGKAYGGLNKYKEAMEHLKASLLIRLAALGTKHRRVADAYYDLGVYEFQFAHFDDAIVELSSAASIYTEIDSLESARSWQWIAASWGAKGRLSMMDSAVLKSIDIARAAVGDSSPELIPFYGFAGQLYAGLGFEEKALGYRSNAMELAELSGSPWWLALSMSDLASTYFELGELEKADSLASRALEVFTEVFGEEGPRVWAYYSLLGEIRMKEGKTDDGLNLLSKAVENLRNLPEGSHPQILASTLDDLATGYREKGNYAEAVRNYDEALSVWEKCPVGTGFGVAETMDGLGATYLKAGNPGKALAYFEASVQINEKNYALAPLSLAKGYTHLSQAEKALGQDSVALIHASMAADVFEQSSLRVGTEYRKAYAEKHSEIYENYIDLLMASGRFEEAFEVVERSKLKRLKASLEEGSMALGEDSLKQKLNFANELSLEEGIIAEQLLAEKSKDTLEQAPERIASLSKILAETKAEFFKVVSEIKTEPDYAFAVTVDPVLFASLRQELPEGQKLLMAYPSEKKLYLFLVSDSNYEARSIDISRDSVSRLVAQCRYLCFDKGLRLIAYQNISLWNWNSPDSAFYEREVKPLKDVLTKLYDLLIEPFEASLENSRIVTFIPSSELYYIPFGALAYEKEGNLHFLSEKINWNLLTSAELLKCIQRRSDWPADKPDTLLVVGNPLGANLPESQIEAQAIDSEYPGSILLLGENATEPEVTDKSKNIKFLHIASHCRLNSTSPWESYIQLSSTAESDGRWTATEISGEEWRRMQLVTLSACETAIGSDKPGLEWESMAKAFSLAMEGPPSIVATLWPVADESTRDFMISFYGYLKTMSKSEALRRAQSDLIHSSKYSHPFFWAPFILIGEWR, encoded by the coding sequence GTGTATTCCCAAAACGCTGATTCCGTGCGTTCTGCGGCTGACAGTCTTCATGAATCAGGAATGCAGGCGGCTGGCGACTATCAACTCGACCTTGCCCGGTTTCACCTCTCGCAAGAGATAGGAATGAGGGAATTGATTTCGGATACGAACGGTCTTGTAGACGCCCTGAGTGGTCTTTCCTGGGTGCTTATTCTTTCATCGCAGTATGATTCGGCGCTAACCACATCGGAGAGAGGTCTTGCTCTTGCGGCTCGATTCATGGGCAGGGAAGATACTTTGACCGCGCGCCTGGAAGGTCTTGTGGGAAAAGCGTACGGCGGTCTGAATAAATACAAAGAAGCGATGGAGCATCTCAAAGCGTCATTGCTTATCCGACTGGCCGCACTCGGAACCAAACACCGCCGCGTAGCGGATGCGTATTATGACCTTGGGGTGTACGAATTCCAGTTTGCACATTTCGACGACGCTATTGTAGAACTCTCTTCGGCGGCATCCATTTACACGGAGATCGATTCCCTCGAATCCGCGAGAAGCTGGCAGTGGATTGCCGCTTCCTGGGGAGCAAAAGGCAGGCTCTCCATGATGGACTCGGCTGTCCTTAAAAGCATCGATATCGCTCGTGCGGCTGTAGGCGATTCCTCGCCTGAACTGATTCCCTTTTACGGTTTTGCAGGCCAGCTCTATGCAGGGCTGGGATTCGAGGAAAAAGCCCTGGGATACCGGAGCAATGCCATGGAACTCGCAGAACTCTCCGGTTCTCCGTGGTGGCTTGCGCTTTCAATGAGCGATCTGGCATCCACATATTTCGAGTTAGGCGAGCTTGAGAAGGCCGACTCGCTGGCCTCAAGGGCGCTTGAAGTATTTACAGAGGTGTTCGGCGAAGAGGGACCCAGGGTATGGGCATATTACAGCCTTCTCGGCGAGATCCGAATGAAGGAAGGCAAAACCGATGACGGTCTGAACCTTCTTTCCAAAGCCGTTGAAAATCTGCGGAACCTGCCCGAAGGTTCTCATCCCCAAATACTTGCATCTACGCTTGACGATCTGGCTACCGGTTACCGCGAGAAAGGGAACTATGCGGAAGCGGTAAGGAACTACGATGAGGCGCTCAGCGTTTGGGAGAAATGTCCTGTTGGAACGGGCTTCGGTGTCGCAGAAACAATGGATGGATTAGGCGCGACTTATCTTAAAGCCGGCAACCCAGGAAAAGCGCTTGCATATTTTGAAGCAAGCGTCCAGATTAACGAGAAGAATTACGCTCTAGCCCCTTTGAGTCTGGCAAAAGGTTACACTCATCTTTCCCAGGCTGAAAAAGCACTTGGACAGGACAGCGTGGCTTTAATCCATGCAAGCATGGCTGCAGATGTCTTTGAACAGAGCAGCCTGAGGGTTGGAACGGAGTACAGGAAGGCATACGCCGAGAAGCACAGCGAGATATACGAGAATTATATAGATCTGCTTATGGCGTCTGGAAGGTTTGAAGAAGCCTTCGAGGTTGTTGAACGTTCAAAGCTTAAAAGACTCAAGGCCTCGCTTGAAGAGGGAAGCATGGCTTTAGGCGAGGATTCCCTGAAACAGAAATTGAATTTCGCAAACGAGCTTTCGCTTGAAGAAGGCATTATAGCCGAACAGCTTCTTGCGGAAAAAAGCAAGGACACGCTTGAACAAGCCCCTGAGCGAATCGCATCCCTTTCAAAGATACTTGCCGAGACGAAGGCGGAGTTCTTCAAGGTCGTGAGCGAGATTAAGACAGAACCAGATTACGCTTTCGCAGTAACTGTCGATCCCGTCCTCTTTGCATCTTTGAGACAGGAACTGCCCGAGGGACAGAAGCTTCTCATGGCATACCCATCAGAAAAAAAACTGTATCTATTTCTCGTCTCGGATTCCAACTACGAGGCAAGGTCCATAGACATCAGCCGGGATTCTGTTTCAAGACTCGTTGCTCAATGCCGCTATCTGTGCTTCGATAAAGGTTTAAGGCTGATAGCCTATCAAAACATCTCCCTGTGGAACTGGAACTCACCGGACAGCGCTTTCTATGAAAGGGAGGTTAAACCTTTGAAGGATGTATTGACTAAGCTTTACGATCTTTTGATTGAGCCGTTTGAGGCTTCTCTGGAAAACTCAAGGATCGTGACGTTTATCCCTTCGAGTGAACTCTACTATATTCCATTCGGAGCGCTCGCTTACGAAAAGGAGGGTAACCTTCACTTCTTATCTGAAAAGATCAACTGGAATCTCCTGACTTCTGCCGAGCTCTTGAAGTGCATCCAGCGAAGATCTGACTGGCCTGCGGATAAGCCAGATACCCTTCTAGTTGTTGGCAATCCCCTCGGCGCTAACCTGCCTGAATCCCAGATAGAGGCACAAGCCATTGACAGCGAGTATCCCGGCTCGATACTGCTTCTTGGCGAAAATGCAACCGAACCTGAGGTCACCGATAAGAGCAAGAACATCAAATTCCTCCACATAGCGTCTCATTGCAGGCTTAATTCAACATCGCCGTGGGAGTCATACATCCAACTCTCGTCGACCGCGGAATCGGACGGACGGTGGACAGCGACTGAGATTTCGGGCGAGGAATGGCGAAGAATGCAGCTTGTGACCCTTTCCGCGTGCGAAACCGCTATTGGTTCAGACAAACCAGGTCTT